TTTGGATTCGACTGTATCCATGTTTGCACCGATCGTATTTGGTTTTGCTAAATATGTCGTTCAACGTTGCGAGCCTTACCATCACGAACGGTTGAAaacgcagcagcagcagatcACCAGCTAAATAACCAAGACACAAACCATAACCTCGACCCGAATCAAATAATCCTATACTCCAAATCAATAGTTTCTATCATCGCGTTCGTCAATGGAGACTGTTTCGCCGAGTATGAGTCCAACCCAGTTTCCCCGAGCTTGCTGCCGAGCAAGACTCCGCGTTCGCGTGGCGGCGCCACATATTGAGTATCACCAAATCGCCGAGAGTTGACGACTCAACTGTACGAATATTTACATGCCATGTATTTATTTCAATAGATTCAGCCATTTTTTCATATTGCTTCTGGTTGTTTACGGCAATCTGATTCATTCTATTTCCGGCCGATCATACGAAAACCCCTGCTCTATCCCTGCAATGGCAGCTGTAACGACATCAGAAGCTCCCAAATTGGGACCGGAGGCATCGCTTCTCAAGTCCATTGCTAAATTCACTGAGATGGAGCATATGGCGCTACAAGAAACGAAAAAGCTGTCCATTATCGAAGCTGTAGACCGGGATTACATCCAGGTAAGCTTTTGACTGTCCATCTTCTTACAGGTAGCACTGCTAACTTACATCAGGGCGTTTCTCAGCCTCCTTATTCTGATAGTGCTCTCGCAAATCCATTTGACGAAACACTCGCCAGGGAATGGGTAAAAGATGTAGTTATGAAGTTTGCCCGCGGCCCGCCTGCATACTGTCGGAGACGACCTCTTGCAGAAGTCACCATAAAGGACGTCTCCATTACATATGGAAACGACGACACCTTTCGAGTCCGGGTATATGTTCCCGCTGTAGAAGAGGCGAATAATGCCCCTCGTCCCGCCCTTGTCATGTATCATGGCGGAGGATGGATTCACGGATATCCTGAAGTAGACGAAGGTAATAGCATCGCTCCCGCAAACTCCCATGTTAGTTGATTTTAACACGGACGGCAGATCtatccatcttcttcgcctcgGAGCTCCGCGCCATCATCATAAATGTAGACTACCGCCTCGCTCCGGAATACAAATTCCCACTCCCCCTGAACGATTGCTATCAGGCTGTCCAATGGACACTAGACCACG
The genomic region above belongs to Pochonia chlamydosporia 170 chromosome 2, whole genome shotgun sequence and contains:
- a CDS encoding alpha/beta hydrolase fold-3 (similar to Metarhizium robertsii ARSEF 23 XP_007821938.2) translates to MAAVTTSEAPKLGPEASLLKSIAKFTEMEHMALQETKKLSIIEAVDRDYIQGVSQPPYSDSALANPFDETLAREWVKDVVMKFARGPPAYCRRRPLAEVTIKDVSITYGNDDTFRVRVYVPAVEEANNAPRPALVMYHGGGWIHGYPEVDEDLSIFFASELRAIIINVDYRLAPEYKFPLPLNDCYQAVQWTLDHAQEYNIDTARVAIWGCSAGGNLAAAVALRDAEEHEKPRICHVNLVVPATSHPELYTEALKSDDSSVNKFDAGLGREAINILLDKYAGDKSRDRFVSVLKSDIPSNHPPVHVTVAGRDFLRDEGIAYSLKIRDAGIDSELDIVPGVPHGMLFPPTTHVARQFFKNQVRVLDYALNYV